The Lentzea guizhouensis genome contains a region encoding:
- the carA gene encoding glutamine-hydrolyzing carbamoyl-phosphate synthase small subunit, translated as MTNAALVLEDGRVFRGEAYGATGVSLGEVVFSTAMTGYQETLTDPSYHRQIVVQTAPQIGNTGWNDEDDESTKIWVAGYVVRDPARTPSNWRSKRGLDEELANQGVVGIAGLDTRTLTRHIREQGAMRAGVFSGAELTDDASMVEQVKASAQMVGANLAVDVTTDKPYVVEAIGEKKFTVAALDLGIKSNTPRMMAARGIEVHVLPLTSTFEDILATSPDGLFLSNGPGDPATQDHAIALTREALGRKLPLFGICFGNQILGRAVGRGTYKMRYGHRGINIPVIDVTTGKVAITSQNHGFALEGTPGEEFSSEFGRAVLSHYCPNDGTVEGVRLLDAPAFSVQYHPEAAAGPHDAAPLFDDFVTMMNEAR; from the coding sequence GTGACGAACGCGGCATTGGTGCTGGAAGACGGCCGCGTCTTCCGCGGTGAGGCGTACGGAGCGACCGGCGTCTCGCTCGGCGAGGTCGTGTTCTCCACGGCCATGACCGGGTACCAGGAAACCCTGACCGACCCCTCCTACCACCGCCAGATCGTGGTGCAGACCGCGCCGCAGATCGGCAACACCGGCTGGAACGACGAGGACGACGAGTCGACCAAGATCTGGGTCGCCGGCTACGTCGTCCGCGACCCCGCGCGCACCCCGTCGAACTGGCGCTCCAAGCGGGGGCTGGACGAGGAGCTCGCGAACCAGGGCGTCGTCGGCATCGCGGGCCTCGACACCCGCACCCTGACCCGCCACATCCGCGAGCAGGGCGCGATGCGCGCCGGTGTGTTCTCCGGTGCCGAGCTGACCGACGACGCGTCGATGGTCGAGCAGGTCAAGGCGTCCGCGCAGATGGTCGGCGCGAACCTCGCGGTCGACGTCACGACGGACAAGCCGTACGTGGTCGAGGCGATCGGGGAGAAGAAGTTCACCGTCGCCGCGCTCGACCTGGGCATCAAGTCGAACACCCCGCGGATGATGGCGGCACGTGGCATCGAGGTGCACGTCCTGCCGCTGACCAGCACGTTCGAGGACATCCTCGCCACGAGCCCGGACGGGTTGTTCCTGTCGAACGGCCCTGGTGACCCGGCGACGCAGGACCACGCCATCGCGTTGACCCGCGAGGCTCTCGGCCGCAAGCTGCCGCTGTTCGGCATCTGCTTCGGCAACCAGATCCTGGGCCGCGCGGTCGGCCGCGGGACCTACAAGATGCGCTACGGCCACCGCGGCATCAACATCCCGGTCATCGACGTGACCACCGGCAAGGTCGCCATCACCTCGCAGAACCACGGGTTCGCGCTGGAGGGCACGCCGGGCGAGGAGTTCTCCTCGGAGTTCGGCCGCGCCGTGCTGTCGCACTACTGCCCCAACGACGGCACCGTCGAGGGCGTCCGGCTGCTCGACGCGCCGGCGTTCTCCGTGCAGTACCACCCCGAGGCCGCGGCCGGTCCGCACGACGCCGCGCCCCTGTTCGACGACTTCGTGACCATGATGAATGAGGCCCGCTGA
- the carB gene encoding carbamoyl-phosphate synthase large subunit — protein sequence MPKRTDLKHILVIGSGPIVIGQACEFDYSGTQACRVLREEGIRVSLVNSNPATIMTDPEFADATYIEPITAEFVEKVIAQERPDAILATLGGQTALNTAIALHERGVLEKYNVELIGANVDAIQRGEDRQIFKDLVRKIGADVPRSAVCHTMDEVRKTVAELGLPVVIRPSFTMGGLGSGMAYTAEELERLAAIGLEESPVTEVLIEESVLGWKEYELELMRDRNDNVVVICSIENIDPMGVHTGDSVTVAPAMTLTDREYQHMRDVGIQVIREVGVDTGGCNIQFAIHPENGRMVVIEMNPRVSRSSALASKATGFPIAKIAAKLAIGYTLDEITNDITGETPASFEPTLDYVVVKAPRFAFEKFPGADPTLTTTMKSVGEAMSIGRNFVEALGKALRSLETKAVGFWTQPDPEGVTLESTLKQLERGHDGRLYTVERALRLGASIEDVYNASKIDPWFIEQIAWLGTLRQELLDAPVLDEPLLRKAKRAGLSDRQIAVLRPELAGEDGVRALRHRLGVRPVYKTVDTCAAEFKSETPYHYSAYELDPDAESEVAEQREKPKVLILGSGPNRIGQGIEFDYSCVHAAMALRAAGYETVMVNCNPETVSTDYDTSDRLYFEPLTFEDVLEVVHSEQRSGEVAGVIVQLGGQTPLGLAKRLSDAGVPVVGTTPEAIHLAEDRGQFGAVLTEAGLPAPKFGTATSFSEAKQIADEIGYPVLVRPSYVLGGRGMEIVYDEESLSGYIARATEVTPEHPVLVDRFLDDAIEIDVDALCDGQEVFIGGVMEHIEEAGVHSGDSSCALPPITLGASDIDNVRRSTEAIARGIGVKGLLNVQYALKDDVLYVLEANPRASRTVPFVSKATAVSMAKAASRVMLGATIAELREEGILPATGDGARLPEHAPVAVKEAVMQFHRFRTPEGHGVDSLLGPEMKSTGEVMGIDSSFGKAFAKSQTASYGSLPTSGKVFVSFANRDKRAMIFPVKRLADLGFQILATAGTAEVLKRNGIACTEVRKHFEGEGNVVDMILAGEIDMIFNTPYGNSGPRIDGYEIRTAAVAKDIPCVTTIQGAAAAVHGIEALIRGDIGVQPLQALQASLRGGA from the coding sequence ATGCCGAAGAGGACTGATCTCAAGCACATCCTGGTCATCGGCTCCGGCCCGATCGTGATCGGCCAGGCCTGCGAGTTCGACTACTCCGGCACGCAGGCGTGCCGCGTCCTGCGGGAAGAGGGCATCCGGGTCAGCCTGGTGAACTCCAACCCGGCGACGATCATGACCGACCCGGAGTTCGCGGACGCCACCTACATCGAGCCGATCACGGCCGAGTTCGTGGAGAAGGTCATCGCGCAGGAACGCCCGGACGCGATCCTGGCGACGCTGGGCGGCCAGACCGCGTTGAACACGGCCATCGCGCTGCACGAGCGCGGTGTGCTGGAGAAGTACAACGTCGAGCTGATCGGCGCGAACGTCGACGCCATCCAGCGCGGTGAGGACCGGCAGATCTTCAAGGACCTGGTGCGCAAGATCGGCGCCGACGTGCCGCGTTCGGCCGTGTGCCACACGATGGACGAGGTCCGCAAGACCGTCGCCGAGCTGGGCCTGCCGGTGGTGATCCGGCCGTCGTTCACCATGGGCGGCCTGGGTTCGGGCATGGCCTACACCGCGGAGGAGCTGGAGCGCCTCGCGGCCATCGGCCTGGAGGAGTCCCCGGTCACCGAGGTGCTCATCGAGGAGAGCGTGCTCGGGTGGAAGGAGTACGAGCTCGAGCTCATGCGTGACCGCAACGACAACGTGGTCGTGATCTGCTCGATCGAGAACATCGACCCGATGGGTGTGCACACCGGTGACTCGGTGACGGTGGCGCCGGCGATGACGCTGACCGACCGCGAGTACCAGCACATGCGCGATGTCGGCATCCAGGTCATCCGCGAGGTCGGCGTGGACACCGGTGGCTGCAACATCCAGTTCGCGATCCACCCCGAGAACGGCCGCATGGTCGTGATCGAGATGAACCCGCGGGTGTCGCGGTCCTCGGCGCTGGCGTCGAAGGCGACCGGTTTCCCGATCGCCAAGATCGCCGCGAAGCTCGCCATCGGCTACACCCTCGACGAGATCACCAACGACATCACCGGCGAGACGCCGGCGTCGTTCGAGCCGACGCTGGACTACGTGGTCGTCAAGGCGCCGCGGTTCGCGTTCGAGAAGTTCCCCGGCGCGGACCCGACGCTGACGACCACGATGAAGTCGGTCGGCGAGGCCATGTCGATCGGCCGCAACTTCGTGGAGGCGCTGGGCAAAGCACTGCGGTCGCTGGAAACCAAGGCCGTCGGTTTCTGGACCCAGCCCGACCCCGAGGGCGTCACCCTCGAATCCACGCTCAAGCAGCTGGAACGTGGCCACGACGGCCGCCTCTACACCGTCGAGCGCGCGCTGCGGCTCGGTGCGTCCATTGAGGACGTCTACAACGCGTCGAAGATCGACCCGTGGTTCATCGAGCAGATCGCGTGGCTCGGTACGTTGCGCCAGGAGCTGCTGGACGCACCGGTGCTCGACGAGCCGTTGCTGCGCAAGGCCAAGCGCGCTGGCCTGTCGGACCGGCAGATCGCCGTGCTGCGGCCGGAGCTGGCCGGTGAGGACGGCGTGCGCGCGTTGCGGCACCGTCTGGGAGTGCGCCCGGTCTACAAGACCGTCGACACCTGTGCGGCGGAGTTCAAGTCCGAGACGCCGTACCACTACTCCGCCTACGAGCTGGACCCGGACGCCGAGTCCGAGGTGGCCGAGCAGCGGGAGAAGCCCAAGGTGCTGATCCTGGGTTCCGGGCCGAACCGGATCGGGCAGGGCATCGAGTTCGACTACTCGTGTGTGCACGCGGCGATGGCGTTGCGGGCGGCCGGGTACGAGACGGTGATGGTCAACTGCAACCCGGAGACCGTGTCGACCGACTACGACACCTCCGACCGGCTGTACTTCGAGCCGCTGACGTTCGAGGACGTCCTGGAGGTCGTGCACTCCGAGCAGCGCTCCGGTGAGGTCGCCGGTGTGATCGTGCAGCTCGGCGGTCAGACGCCGCTGGGCCTCGCGAAGCGGCTGTCCGATGCCGGTGTGCCGGTGGTGGGCACGACGCCGGAGGCGATCCACCTCGCCGAGGACCGCGGCCAGTTCGGCGCGGTGCTGACCGAGGCCGGGCTGCCCGCGCCGAAGTTCGGCACCGCCACCTCGTTCAGCGAGGCCAAGCAGATCGCGGACGAGATCGGCTACCCGGTGCTCGTGCGCCCCTCCTACGTGCTCGGCGGGCGCGGTATGGAGATCGTCTACGACGAGGAGTCGCTGTCCGGGTACATCGCCCGTGCGACCGAGGTGACGCCGGAGCACCCGGTGCTGGTCGACCGGTTCCTCGACGACGCCATCGAGATCGACGTCGACGCGCTGTGCGACGGCCAGGAGGTGTTCATCGGCGGCGTGATGGAACACATCGAGGAAGCCGGTGTGCACTCCGGTGACTCCTCCTGCGCGCTGCCGCCGATCACCCTGGGCGCCTCCGACATCGACAACGTCCGCCGCTCCACCGAGGCCATCGCCCGCGGCATCGGCGTCAAGGGGCTCCTGAACGTCCAGTACGCCCTCAAGGACGACGTGCTGTACGTCCTGGAGGCGAACCCCCGTGCGTCGCGCACGGTGCCGTTCGTGTCCAAGGCGACGGCGGTCTCGATGGCCAAGGCGGCGTCGCGGGTCATGCTCGGCGCCACGATCGCGGAACTGCGCGAGGAGGGCATCCTGCCGGCCACCGGTGACGGTGCCCGGCTGCCCGAGCACGCACCGGTCGCGGTCAAGGAAGCGGTCATGCAGTTCCACCGCTTCCGCACCCCCGAGGGCCATGGCGTGGACTCGTTGCTGGGCCCGGAGATGAAGTCCACCGGCGAGGTCATGGGCATCGACTCGTCGTTCGGCAAGGCGTTCGCGAAGTCGCAGACGGCGTCCTACGGGTCGCTGCCGACGTCGGGCAAGGTGTTCGTGTCGTTCGCCAACCGCGACAAGCGCGCGATGATCTTCCCGGTCAAGCGCCTGGCCGACCTGGGCTTCCAGATCCTCGCCACGGCCGGCACCGCGGAGGTGCTCAAGCGCAACGGCATCGCGTGCACCGAGGTGCGCAAGCACTTCGAGGGCGAGGGCAACGTCGTCGACATGATCCTGGCCGGAGAGATCGACATGATCTTCAACACCCCCTACGGCAACAGCGGCCCCCGCATCGACGGCTACGAGATCCGCACCGCCGCCGTGGCCAAGGACATCCCGTGCGTCACCACGATCCAGGGCGCCGCGGCGGCCGTGCACGGCATCGAGGCGCTCATCCGGGGTGACATCGGGGTCCAGCCCCTGCAGGCGCTCCAGGCGTCGTTGCGGGGTGGGGCATGA
- the pyrF gene encoding orotidine-5'-phosphate decarboxylase translates to MTFGERLTKAVEAYGPLCVGIDPHPALLDSWGLSQSVEGLERFALTSVEAFGGRVAVVKPQAAFFEAYGSRGVAVLERVIADLKDSGTLVLVDAKRGDIGSTMAAYAQAYLGDGSPLAGDAVTLSPFLGFGSLQPALDTARATGRGVFVLALTSNPEGEQVQRATAPDGRTVAQTIIDFAAARNSGISPCGDVGLVVGATIGETDVDLSGFNGPVLAPGFGAQGGSVADLKRLFGADMRGVLPTSSRDVLKHGPDVSSLVSAVRRVQDSL, encoded by the coding sequence ATGACCTTCGGCGAACGGCTCACGAAGGCCGTTGAGGCGTACGGCCCTCTGTGCGTCGGGATCGACCCGCACCCGGCGCTGCTGGACTCCTGGGGCCTCTCGCAGTCGGTGGAGGGCCTCGAACGGTTCGCCCTGACGTCCGTGGAGGCGTTCGGCGGCCGGGTCGCGGTGGTGAAGCCCCAGGCGGCGTTCTTCGAGGCCTACGGGTCGCGTGGGGTGGCCGTGCTGGAACGGGTGATCGCGGATCTCAAGGACTCCGGGACGCTCGTGCTGGTCGACGCCAAGCGCGGCGACATCGGCTCCACGATGGCCGCCTACGCCCAGGCGTACCTCGGTGACGGCTCGCCGCTGGCCGGCGACGCCGTGACGCTGTCGCCGTTCCTGGGCTTCGGGTCGCTGCAGCCGGCGCTGGACACGGCGCGGGCGACCGGCCGCGGGGTGTTCGTCCTCGCGCTGACGTCCAACCCGGAGGGTGAGCAGGTCCAGCGGGCCACTGCTCCGGACGGGCGAACCGTCGCGCAGACGATCATCGATTTCGCCGCGGCTCGGAATTCCGGCATTTCTCCGTGCGGCGATGTGGGTCTCGTCGTGGGTGCCACGATCGGTGAAACGGACGTGGACCTCTCCGGGTTCAACGGTCCGGTTCTGGCCCCCGGTTTCGGCGCTCAGGGCGGCTCGGTCGCTGATCTGAAACGGCTCTTCGGCGCCGACATGCGCGGCGTTCTGCCGACTTCTTCACGAGATGTTCTCAAACATGGACCCGACGTGTCTTCGCTGGTCAGCGCCGTGCGGAGGGTCCAGGACAGCCTCTGA
- a CDS encoding transporter, with amino-acid sequence MTRVLLSLAVFLFFALCVYGMWHGWKRRQRKQAGLPAFPAPPQTLGAARLTTTGVYIGTTNAGNWQDRIQVGDIGHRAEATLSLVPEGVAIDRVGATPLFIPAESIRDARTDRGLAGKVMFSEQGLLVVQWENEGHLFDTGFRGDDKDVYDDWVAALSQHPLNTEGKA; translated from the coding sequence ATGACGCGCGTGCTCCTCTCCCTGGCGGTTTTCCTGTTCTTCGCGCTGTGCGTGTACGGCATGTGGCACGGCTGGAAGCGACGTCAGCGCAAGCAGGCCGGCCTGCCCGCGTTCCCCGCGCCGCCGCAGACCCTCGGCGCGGCCAGGCTCACGACCACGGGCGTCTACATCGGAACGACGAACGCGGGCAACTGGCAGGACCGCATCCAGGTCGGTGACATCGGCCACCGCGCCGAGGCGACGCTGAGCCTGGTGCCGGAGGGCGTGGCGATCGACCGCGTCGGCGCCACACCGCTGTTCATCCCCGCCGAGTCCATCCGGGACGCCCGCACCGACCGCGGGCTGGCCGGGAAGGTCATGTTCAGCGAGCAGGGCTTGCTGGTGGTCCAGTGGGAGAACGAGGGACACCTCTTCGACACGGGCTTCCGCGGCGATGACAAAGACGTATACGACGACTGGGTTGCTGCTCTGAGCCAGCACCCGTTGAACACGGAGGGCAAGGCGTGA
- a CDS encoding GrpB family protein: MTPDIPAWARERAEVRPHDPQWSVRARAERTHLADLLAPWLVDGVEHVGSTAVPGLAAKPVVDLMASVTDPDAVVTGAALAEAGWSYVPPELDGRPWRRFFVKPDASGQRRAAHLHVIQAGHPRWTDQLRFRDALRGDARLAREYEDLKRRLSANSGHDREAYTEGKTAFVARVLDAAPPGRS; encoded by the coding sequence ATGACCCCCGACATCCCCGCGTGGGCCCGTGAACGGGCCGAGGTGCGTCCCCACGACCCGCAGTGGTCCGTGCGCGCCCGCGCTGAACGTACCCACCTCGCCGACCTGCTCGCACCGTGGCTGGTCGACGGGGTGGAACACGTCGGGTCGACCGCGGTGCCCGGCCTTGCCGCCAAGCCGGTGGTGGACCTCATGGCCTCGGTCACCGACCCGGACGCCGTCGTCACCGGCGCGGCGCTCGCCGAGGCGGGCTGGTCGTACGTGCCGCCAGAGCTGGACGGCCGGCCGTGGCGCCGCTTCTTCGTCAAACCCGACGCCTCCGGGCAACGGCGCGCGGCCCACCTGCACGTCATCCAAGCCGGGCACCCGCGGTGGACCGACCAGCTCCGGTTCCGCGACGCGCTGCGCGGCGACGCACGGCTCGCACGGGAGTATGAGGACCTCAAACGCCGGTTGTCCGCGAACAGCGGGCACGACCGCGAGGCGTACACGGAAGGCAAAACGGCGTTCGTGGCGCGCGTTCTGGACGCTGCCCCTCCCGGCCGTTCGTGA
- the rpoZ gene encoding DNA-directed RNA polymerase subunit omega, whose amino-acid sequence MITHTELGHLTGSPEGITNPPIDDLLEQVSSKYALVIYAAKRARQINDYYAQLGEGLLEYVGPLVEPGPREKPLSIALREIHAGLLEHTEGE is encoded by the coding sequence GTGATCACCCACACCGAGCTCGGTCACCTGACCGGTTCCCCGGAGGGCATCACCAACCCGCCGATCGACGACCTGCTTGAGCAGGTGAGCTCGAAGTACGCGTTGGTGATCTACGCCGCGAAGCGTGCCCGCCAGATCAACGACTACTACGCGCAGCTCGGCGAGGGCCTGCTCGAGTACGTCGGCCCGCTCGTCGAGCCGGGCCCGCGTGAGAAGCCCCTGTCGATCGCGCTCCGCGAGATCCACGCCGGCCTTCTCGAGCACACCGAAGGCGAGTAG
- the mihF gene encoding integration host factor, actinobacterial type, producing the protein MALPQLTEEQRAAALEKAAAARRARAELKERLKRGGTTLTDVLKAAESDEVLGKMKVSALLEALPGVGKVRAQQIMERLEIAPSRRLRGLGDRQRKALLTEFSGE; encoded by the coding sequence GTGGCTCTTCCCCAGCTTACCGAGGAGCAGCGGGCCGCAGCGCTGGAGAAGGCTGCTGCCGCTCGTCGCGCTCGGGCTGAGCTCAAGGAGCGCCTCAAGCGCGGCGGCACGACCCTGACGGACGTGCTCAAGGCCGCCGAGAGCGACGAGGTCCTGGGCAAGATGAAGGTGTCCGCCCTGCTGGAGGCCCTGCCGGGCGTCGGCAAGGTGCGTGCGCAGCAGATCATGGAGCGTCTCGAGATCGCTCCGAGCCGTCGTCTGCGTGGCCTGGGCGACCGCCAGCGCAAGGCGCTCCTCACCGAGTTCAGCGGCGAGTGA
- the coaBC gene encoding bifunctional phosphopantothenoylcysteine decarboxylase/phosphopantothenate--cysteine ligase CoaBC, with protein sequence MVLGVGGGIAAYKACEVLRRLTESGHSVRVVPTEGALKFVGAATFEALSGQVVSADPFDDVHEVPHVKLGQNADLVVVAPATANLIAKAAHGLADDLLTNTLLTARCPVLLVPAMHTEMWEHPATRHNVALLRSRGVVVAEPASGRLTGKDTGKGRLSDPAEIVELARLLLASADALPRSLEGVHVAISAGGTREALDPVRFIGNRSSGKQGYALARVAAQRGARVTLVAGNTADLVTPAGVDLVRIGSAVELRDAMHKIAADADVVVMAAAVADFRPVSLTGHKIKKTDAEPDPIALTKNPDILKELVSARRDGQVIVGFAAETGDETTSVLDYGRAKLRRKGCDLLVVNAVGDGKAFEQEDNAGWLLSADGAEAAIPHGSKAQLASAVWDAVTDRLTRSQ encoded by the coding sequence ATCGTTCTCGGGGTTGGCGGGGGCATCGCCGCGTACAAGGCCTGTGAGGTGCTGCGGCGGTTGACCGAGTCCGGTCACTCGGTGCGCGTCGTGCCCACCGAGGGGGCGCTCAAGTTCGTCGGCGCCGCCACGTTCGAGGCGTTGTCCGGGCAGGTCGTGTCCGCGGACCCGTTCGACGACGTGCACGAGGTCCCGCACGTCAAGCTCGGGCAGAACGCCGACCTCGTGGTGGTAGCGCCCGCGACGGCGAACCTCATCGCGAAGGCCGCCCATGGGCTGGCCGACGACCTGCTGACGAACACGCTGCTCACCGCGCGCTGCCCGGTGCTGCTGGTGCCCGCGATGCACACCGAGATGTGGGAGCACCCGGCCACCCGGCACAACGTTGCGCTGCTGCGCTCGCGTGGCGTGGTCGTCGCCGAACCCGCGAGCGGCCGGCTGACCGGCAAGGACACCGGCAAGGGCCGCCTGTCCGACCCCGCCGAGATCGTCGAGCTGGCCCGGTTGCTGCTGGCCAGTGCCGACGCGTTGCCGCGCTCGCTGGAGGGCGTGCACGTCGCGATCTCCGCCGGCGGCACCCGCGAGGCACTCGATCCGGTGCGGTTCATCGGCAACCGCTCGTCCGGCAAGCAGGGCTACGCGCTCGCGCGGGTGGCCGCCCAGCGCGGTGCGCGAGTGACGTTGGTCGCGGGCAACACCGCCGACCTGGTCACCCCGGCCGGGGTCGACCTGGTCCGGATCGGCTCGGCAGTGGAGCTGCGCGACGCCATGCACAAGATCGCGGCGGACGCGGACGTGGTCGTGATGGCCGCCGCGGTGGCCGACTTCCGGCCGGTGTCGCTGACCGGTCACAAGATCAAGAAGACCGACGCGGAGCCGGACCCGATCGCGTTGACGAAGAACCCCGACATCCTGAAAGAGCTCGTTTCCGCACGTCGGGACGGCCAGGTGATCGTCGGGTTCGCCGCGGAGACGGGTGACGAGACGACGTCCGTGCTCGACTACGGCAGGGCGAAGCTGCGCCGCAAGGGCTGTGACCTCCTGGTGGTGAACGCGGTCGGCGACGGCAAGGCGTTCGAGCAGGAGGACAACGCCGGGTGGCTGCTGTCCGCCGACGGCGCCGAGGCCGCTATCCCACACGGGTCGAAGGCGCAACTGGCGTCCGCGGTGTGGGACGCAGTTACCGATCGCTTGACCCGTTCTCAGTAG
- the metK gene encoding methionine adenosyltransferase: MSQHSSRLFTSESVTEGHPDKICDAISDSILDALLSKDPRSRVAVETLITTGQVHVAGEVTTEAYADIPTIVREKVLEIGYDSSAKGFDGTSCGVNVAIGSQSPDIAQGVDTAFEERVEGAADEIDKQGAGDQGLMFGYACTDTPELMPLPIALAHRLSRRLTAVRKDGTVPYLRPDGKTQVTIEYAGDQPVRLDTVVVSTQHADGIDLEKLLGVDIRNHVVQPEIDALGLDTTNVRLLTNPTGRFVIGGPMGDAGLTGRKIIVDTYGGMARHGGGAFSGKDPSKVDRSAAYAMRWVAKNTVAAGLATRVEVQVAYAIGKAAPVGLFVETFGTETVDPQKIQQAITEVFDLRPAAIIRDLDLLRPIYAPTAAYGHFGRTDIALPWESTDRADALRAAAGA; the protein is encoded by the coding sequence GTGAGCCAGCACAGCAGCAGGCTGTTCACCAGCGAGTCGGTGACCGAGGGACACCCGGACAAGATCTGTGACGCGATCAGCGACTCGATCCTGGACGCGCTGCTCTCCAAGGACCCGCGTTCGCGCGTGGCCGTGGAGACGCTGATCACCACCGGCCAGGTGCACGTGGCCGGCGAGGTCACGACCGAGGCATACGCGGACATCCCCACGATCGTCCGCGAGAAGGTCCTGGAGATCGGCTACGACTCGTCGGCCAAGGGCTTCGACGGCACCTCCTGCGGCGTGAACGTCGCCATCGGCTCGCAGTCCCCCGACATCGCGCAGGGCGTCGACACGGCGTTCGAGGAGCGGGTCGAGGGCGCCGCCGACGAGATCGACAAGCAGGGCGCCGGCGACCAGGGCCTGATGTTCGGCTACGCGTGCACCGACACGCCCGAGCTCATGCCGCTGCCGATCGCGCTGGCCCACCGCCTGTCCCGCCGCCTGACCGCGGTCCGCAAGGACGGCACCGTCCCGTACCTGCGTCCCGACGGCAAGACCCAGGTCACCATCGAGTACGCGGGCGACCAGCCGGTGCGCCTCGACACGGTCGTCGTCTCCACCCAGCACGCCGACGGCATCGACCTCGAGAAGCTCCTCGGCGTCGACATCCGCAACCACGTCGTGCAGCCGGAGATCGACGCCCTGGGCCTCGACACCACGAACGTCCGCCTGCTGACGAACCCGACCGGCCGCTTCGTCATCGGTGGCCCCATGGGTGACGCGGGCCTGACCGGCCGCAAGATCATCGTCGACACCTACGGCGGCATGGCCCGCCACGGCGGCGGCGCCTTCTCCGGCAAGGACCCGTCGAAGGTCGACCGCTCCGCCGCCTACGCCATGCGCTGGGTCGCGAAGAACACCGTCGCCGCCGGCCTCGCCACCCGCGTCGAGGTCCAGGTCGCCTACGCCATCGGCAAGGCGGCCCCCGTCGGCCTCTTCGTCGAGACCTTCGGCACCGAGACCGTCGACCCGCAGAAGATCCAGCAGGCCATCACCGAGGTCTTCGACCTCCGCCCGGCCGCCATCATCCGCGACCTCGACCTGCTCCGCCCGATCTACGCCCCGACCGCCGCGTACGGCCACTTCGGCCGCACCGACATCGCGCTGCCCTGGGAGTCGACCGACCGCGCCGACGCCCTGCGCGCAGCGGCCGGCGCCTGA
- the gmk gene encoding guanylate kinase, with amino-acid sequence MSDFEPGTGVVRPRLTVLSGPSGVGKSSVLAELRRQQPDIYFSVSVTTRKPRPGETDGVHYHFVDREKFQQMIHAGEFLEHAEFAGNCYGTPRRPVEEALAAGRPALLEIELQGARQVRVAMPRAQLVMLAPPSWEHLVDRLTGRGTEHPEVVERRLAIAREELAAEKEFDEVVVNADVQSAAADLLSLMVGPRISGV; translated from the coding sequence GTGAGTGACTTCGAGCCGGGGACGGGCGTCGTCCGTCCCCGGCTCACCGTCTTGTCCGGGCCGTCGGGCGTCGGCAAGTCCAGCGTGTTGGCGGAGCTGCGCAGGCAGCAGCCCGACATCTACTTCAGCGTCTCGGTGACCACCAGGAAGCCGAGGCCGGGTGAGACCGACGGGGTGCACTACCACTTCGTCGACCGCGAGAAGTTCCAGCAGATGATCCACGCGGGCGAGTTCCTCGAACACGCGGAATTCGCCGGTAACTGCTACGGAACTCCCCGCAGGCCGGTCGAGGAGGCTCTTGCCGCCGGACGACCGGCCCTGCTGGAGATCGAACTGCAGGGCGCCCGGCAGGTCCGGGTCGCCATGCCGCGAGCCCAGCTCGTGATGCTCGCCCCGCCTTCGTGGGAGCACCTGGTGGACCGGCTCACCGGCCGGGGCACCGAGCACCCGGAGGTCGTCGAGCGCAGGCTTGCCATCGCCCGCGAGGAGCTGGCAGCCGAAAAAGAGTTCGACGAGGTCGTCGTGAACGCCGACGTGCAATCGGCCGCGGCCGACTTGCTATCCTTGATGGTCGGACCACGAATCTCAGGAGTTTGA